TTAGTTTATTATTTTTATTGCGTTTTATGTAATTGGAGGATGTTCATGACAGTAAATAATTGGAAATTAGTTGATGCATTTTTCGATAAATATGATTTGGTGGACCATCATATAAAATCCTACAATGATTTTGTAAATAATAGGATTCAGAATATTATTGATATTACTGAGCCTATTTCTTTAGATGATGGTAAGTATACTTTAAAAACTGGGAAAATACGTATTGAAAAACCATCTAACAAAGAAGCTGATGGTTCTAGAAGTGTAATTGACCCTACCGAAGCCAGACTTAGAAATTTAAACTATTCTGCAGATATGTATCTTGAAATGGCATTGAATGAAGAAGGAGAAGATAATCCCTTAGAAGAAGTATATATTGGTGAATTGCCGGTTATGCTTAAATCTGATATTTGCCATCTTAATGGTTTAAGTGAAGAAGAATTAATTGAAAAACACGAAGACCCTCAAGATTTAGGAGGATATTTCATTGTAAACGGTTCTGAAAGGGCTGTTGTTACTATGGAAGAAATCGCACCGAATAAAATTATTCTTGAACGTTTAGGTGCTGTTGAAGAAAGACACGCTAAAGCCGTTGTCACTTCAATCAAAAGTGGTTTTAGAGCCAGAATTGCTTTAGAATATAAGAAACCACGTAAAAATAAAGCATTTTTAAGAATTTCTTTCCCGTATCTTCCGGGTGAAATTCCATTGGTAATCTTATTAAGAGCACTTGGATTATCTACCGATCAGGAAATAATCACTGCTATTTCAGATGATAATAACTTCCAGATGATGATTGCAGACGATATTCAGGTTTCCGCAGAGGAATTAAATAAATTCATTGACAATTCTGTTATCCAAAACGGCACAAAAGATGAAGTAAGACAACATTTGCAGGATGCTGCTATTAAATACATTGGTAATAGGGTTGCTAAAAACATGCCTAAGGACTATCGTTATAAACGTGCTAAGGATGTTATTAATCGTTATCTATTACCTCACATGGGTATCGAAGAGGAAAAATGTTATGATAAAGCTATTTACTTAGCTGAAATGACTGAAATGTTATTGGAAGTCATCGAAGAAAAAAGAGAACCTCACGATAAGGACCATTACACCAACAAAAGATTAAGAGTATCTGGTGACTTAATGGAAGACTTATTCAGAGTAGCTTTCACTAATTTAACCAGAGATATGAGTTATCAACTTGAAAGAACCCTGTCCCGTGGTAAAGATCTTTCCATTAAACAGGCTGTTCGTAGTGATGTTTTAACTGAAAACATTAAGCACGCTATTGCTACAGGAAATTGGGTTGGTGGAAGAGCTGGTGTAAGCCAATTATTAGATAGAACAAGTTATATGGGAACTCTTTCTCATTTAAGACGTGTTGTATCTCCTTTAACTAGAAGTCAACCTCACTTTGAAGCAAGAGATTTGCACCCGACCCAGTTCGGTAAAATATGTCCAAACGAAACTCCGGAAGGACCTAACTGTGGTTTGGTAAAGAACCTGGCTTTATTATGTAATATTTCTGAAGGTTCTGATGAACAAGAAATTATTGATGTTATTGGACAAATGGATGTTGATTTAATTTAGGGAGGTGTGATGTTGTCTGAAAATTATAAAAATATTAGTACTGATGAGAAAAAGGCGCTTTTCTATTTCGGCTTTGAAAGATTTGCTACTTATAAAGAGGTTAAAGCCGTTATTGATGCATTAAAAGAAAATGTTGATGAAGATTCATTATACAAAATTAATGAACAGGAAGAGTTGATCGAATCTTATTTTGATAACAATAATCTTAAAGCAGATGATGGCATATCCGAATCATTTACTAAAGATAAACGTAGAGCTAAATGGAAATCCTATAAAAAAGATTTCCCTGAATTAGTGGATTTAATTGAAAGTGCTATTTCTCAGGAAACCGTCGAAGATAATGATGAAGATTCTGAAATTGAAGCTGTTGAAGATATTGTTGATGAAGATATCGAATCAGTTGAGGAAGTTGAAGATAGTGATGATGTTGCAATTATTGATGAAACTCCTGAACCTGCAGGAAAACAGCTCCATCACACTAAAATCTATATTAATGGTGCACTTTTAGGTTATTGTGAAGACCCTATTGCTTTTACTCAGGAAATGAGAGAAAAAAGAAGAAAAGGCAAAGTTTCTCATGAAATGAACATTACCTATTATGAAAGCAATGATGAGATATATATTTTCAATGACCCTGGTAGGGCAAGAAGACCATTAATTATTGTTAAAGATGGTGAACCTCTTTTAACTGAAGACCATTTAAATAAAGTAGCTAACGGCAAATTAAAATGGGATGACTTAATGAAGGAAGGCCTTATTGAATACTTAGATGCTGAAGAAGAAGAAAATTCCTACATTGCAATGAATTTAGCCGATTTAAATGATGAACACACTCATTTAGAAATAGACCCTGCTACAATGCTAGGTATTTGTGCAGGAATTATTCCATTCTCTGATCACAACTCCTCTCCAAGGAACACAATGGAAGCGGGTATGACAAAACAGGCTTTAGGATTATATGTATCTAACTATGCATTACGTACTGACACTAGAGCACACTTATTACATCATCCGCAAACTCCAATCGTTAAAACACGTATTATTGATTCAACCAATTATGATTTAAGACCATCCGGTCAAAACTTTATTGTTGCATTGATGTCTTACGAAGGATATAATATGGAAGACGCAATGGTTATTAACAAAGCGGCTTTGGAAAGAGGTCTGGCAAGGTCTTCATTTTTCAGAGCATATGACACTTCAGAAAAGAAATATGCTGGTGGACAAGTTGACACATTTGAAGTGCCTGATAAAAACATTAAAGGTTACAGATCAGAAGAATCTTATAGAAACTTGGATGAAGACGGTGTTGTAAACCCTGAATCTGTTGTAAAATCTGGGGATGTGCTGATTGGTAAAACTTCACCTCCTAGATTCTTGGAAGAAAACATCGGTAGTGCAGATAGGAGAAGGGAAACTTCAGTTACTGTAAGACACGGTGAAAAAGGTATTGTTGATGCTGTTCTTTTATCTGAAACTGTTGAAGGTTCAAAATTAGCTAAAATCAGAGTAAGGGACACAAGACAACCTGAATTTGGTGATAAATTCGCATCAAGACACGGTCAAAAAGGGGTTATTGGTTTAATTTTATCTCCGGAAGATGTTCCATTTACCGAATTCGGTGTTGTACCGGATTTAATAGTTAATCCTCACGCTATTCCATCAAGGATGTCTATCGGACAAGTGCTTGAGATGGTTGCAGGTAAAGCAGGTTGTCTTGAAGGTGAAAGAGTTGATGCAACTCCATTTAACCAAACTCTTGAAGATGAAATACAACAATTGCTCCTCGATAACGGATTTGAATCTGCAGGATGTGAATCATTATACAGTGGGGTAACTGGTGAAAGATTAGATGCTGAAATTTTCGTTGGTGTTGCATATTACCAAAAATTACACCACATGACTACTGATAAAGTTTATGCACGTTCCAGAGGTCCTGTCCAAGTTCTCACTCGCCAGCCTACTGAAGGTAGAGCACGTGAAGGTGGTTTAAGATTCGGAGAAATGGAAAGGGATTGTCTTATTGCACACGGTGCTGCATTAACTTTAAAAGAAAGATTGTTAGATGAATCTGACAAATATGAAGCTATTGTCTGTGAAAATTGTGGTATGTTAGCAGTTGAAGATAAAATCAAACATAAGAAATACTGTCCATTATGCGGAGATGTGGAAACATATCCAGTTGAAATTTCATATGCATTTAAATTATTATTAGATGAACTTAAAAGTTTATGTATTTTCCCTAAATTAGGTTTAGGAGACAAAGCATAATTAAATTTATTGAAGGAGTTAATACATGAAAGCATTTATTAAAAAAATTGAAAAAATTAATTTTGGTTTAATGTCTCCTGAAGATATTCGTAAGATGTCTGTTGTTACTGTGGAGTACCCTGATACTTATGGTGATGACGGTTTTCCTATTGATAAAGGATTGATGGATCCTCATTTAGGTATTATTGATCCTAGTTTAGTTTGTAGGACTTGTGGTTCTAAAGGAGGAGTTTGTCAAGGACACTTTGGTAGTATTGAATTGGCCAGACCTGTTATTCATGTTGGTTTCGGGGATGTTATTCATAAGATTTTACGTTCAACATGTAATGAATGTGGTCGTGCTCTTTTAACCGAAGAGGAAATCAACGATTACACTAATAAAATCTTAGAACTTAAAGCTCAAAATGAAAGTTTAAGTTCAATTCTCAAAGAAATCTATGATGTGGCAAATAAGAAAGACGGTGAAGTTTGTCCTTACTGTGGAACTATTCAGGATAGGATTATTCTTGACAAACCAGTGTCTATTGTTCAACGTATCAATCCGCTTCACGACTTTAAAAAAGCATTTTATGAAGCAGCATCCAGTGAAGCTTTCACCATCAGGGAGTTAGGTGCTACTGCAAATCACATTACTGAAAATAAAGAAGATTATTTCCAAAATAAATTATTGATTAACAGCAATCTTATTGAACGATTCTGTGAACAGGTAAATAATGTGGAATACGTCATCGATATCCTTGATTTGGAAGAGGATATTGACGAATCTTTCGAACTAACCAATACTCAAGTAAACAATATTTTCAAAGAAATTATCGATAATAATAATTTAGTTGAAGATTATAAATTAACCGCTTCTGAAGTTCGTGA
The DNA window shown above is from Methanobrevibacter sp. and carries:
- a CDS encoding DNA-directed RNA polymerase subunit B'' gives rise to the protein MTVNNWKLVDAFFDKYDLVDHHIKSYNDFVNNRIQNIIDITEPISLDDGKYTLKTGKIRIEKPSNKEADGSRSVIDPTEARLRNLNYSADMYLEMALNEEGEDNPLEEVYIGELPVMLKSDICHLNGLSEEELIEKHEDPQDLGGYFIVNGSERAVVTMEEIAPNKIILERLGAVEERHAKAVVTSIKSGFRARIALEYKKPRKNKAFLRISFPYLPGEIPLVILLRALGLSTDQEIITAISDDNNFQMMIADDIQVSAEELNKFIDNSVIQNGTKDEVRQHLQDAAIKYIGNRVAKNMPKDYRYKRAKDVINRYLLPHMGIEEEKCYDKAIYLAEMTEMLLEVIEEKREPHDKDHYTNKRLRVSGDLMEDLFRVAFTNLTRDMSYQLERTLSRGKDLSIKQAVRSDVLTENIKHAIATGNWVGGRAGVSQLLDRTSYMGTLSHLRRVVSPLTRSQPHFEARDLHPTQFGKICPNETPEGPNCGLVKNLALLCNISEGSDEQEIIDVIGQMDVDLI
- the rpoB gene encoding DNA-directed RNA polymerase subunit B, with the protein product MLSENYKNISTDEKKALFYFGFERFATYKEVKAVIDALKENVDEDSLYKINEQEELIESYFDNNNLKADDGISESFTKDKRRAKWKSYKKDFPELVDLIESAISQETVEDNDEDSEIEAVEDIVDEDIESVEEVEDSDDVAIIDETPEPAGKQLHHTKIYINGALLGYCEDPIAFTQEMREKRRKGKVSHEMNITYYESNDEIYIFNDPGRARRPLIIVKDGEPLLTEDHLNKVANGKLKWDDLMKEGLIEYLDAEEEENSYIAMNLADLNDEHTHLEIDPATMLGICAGIIPFSDHNSSPRNTMEAGMTKQALGLYVSNYALRTDTRAHLLHHPQTPIVKTRIIDSTNYDLRPSGQNFIVALMSYEGYNMEDAMVINKAALERGLARSSFFRAYDTSEKKYAGGQVDTFEVPDKNIKGYRSEESYRNLDEDGVVNPESVVKSGDVLIGKTSPPRFLEENIGSADRRRETSVTVRHGEKGIVDAVLLSETVEGSKLAKIRVRDTRQPEFGDKFASRHGQKGVIGLILSPEDVPFTEFGVVPDLIVNPHAIPSRMSIGQVLEMVAGKAGCLEGERVDATPFNQTLEDEIQQLLLDNGFESAGCESLYSGVTGERLDAEIFVGVAYYQKLHHMTTDKVYARSRGPVQVLTRQPTEGRAREGGLRFGEMERDCLIAHGAALTLKERLLDESDKYEAIVCENCGMLAVEDKIKHKKYCPLCGDVETYPVEISYAFKLLLDELKSLCIFPKLGLGDKA